One Brienomyrus brachyistius isolate T26 chromosome 24, BBRACH_0.4, whole genome shotgun sequence DNA segment encodes these proteins:
- the LOC125720249 gene encoding uncharacterized protein LOC125720249 gives MPRSAHLSVWGLPTIKEGHEDHALDTNQQDPLSSLSPAPSEADSPDDYLWSIGQLPRPVFYTPNTRDLGKQGQGTVDPPRHRSSHSEGHLTVTTEMDGREYLNEGCIGKRGSPPPPPPLSDPCLRNSCLALRPGRPAIAEALPLPLKELKSLKSRQLPWGALNDTGSPTAVQKDRGIARVDDNLIISHWIADCRSAWKEARLQAGMLPAIAEI, from the coding sequence ATGCCCCGTTCAGCACATCTATCTGTGTGGGGCCTGCCCACTATAAAGGAGGGGCACGAGGATCACGCACTGGACACGAACCAGCAGGACCCTCTCAGCAGCctaagccccgccccctcgGAGGCCGACTCCCCCGACGACTACCTGTGGTCCATCGGTCAGCTGCCCCGCCCTGTCTTCTACACACCTAACACCAGGGATTTAGGGAAACAAGGGCAGGGCACTGTCGACCCCCCCAGACACCGATCCAGCCACAGTGAAGGCCACCTCACAGTCACCACGGAGATGGATGGTAGGGAATACCTGAATGAAGGGTGCATTGGCAAACGTggctccccaccccctccaccccccctgaGCGATCCCTGCCTCAGAAACAGCTGTCTGGCTCTCCGTCCTGGAAGGCCTGCCATTGCCGAAGCCCTCCCACTTCCATTAAAGGAGCTGAAGTCCCTGAAAAGTAGGCAGCTCCCCTGGGGGGCCCTGAATGATACAGGAAGCCCCACGGCCGTTCAGAAGGACAGAGGCATCGCCCGTGTGGACGACAACTTAATCATCTCCCACTGGATCGCCGACTGCCGCAGTGCTTGGAAGGAAGCGAGGCTCCAGGCCGGGATGCTGCCTGCCATTGCAGAAATATGA
- the LOC125720061 gene encoding putative monooxygenase p33MONOX yields MVSRSGEMQALESDAPEGLLGGMSLPLGMTRRGLSYDDALEAPMSPPPPDINVNILWKRPVIPERKFQRLAEEDEAGGSLTQGSCSDSAATSQPPVVKAKASSIIMNSLMTKQTQESIQRFEMQAGLTDAGYTPHKGLAAEEARYLRMAESLHKLKIQESREERQSSSAQSTPNTTPQSSPKPKRRGWFSQGSIPPEFASTNPTAVGSGGSEGGTGDRWSVFGPRPAVHKSTTDPGGFALQAYRGAQKPTPMEVMKAHATRLAEDPANLQPPKLDIPGTEARRQPPRSHNLKPRDLNVLTPSGF; encoded by the exons ATGGTCTCCAGGTCGGGTGAGATGCAAG CGCTCGAGTCGGACGCGCCAGAGGGCTTGCTGGGGGGCATGTCGCTGCCACTGGGAATGACGCGCCGGGGCCTGAGCTACGACGATGCCCTGGAAGCCCCCATGTCGCCCCCACCGCCTGACATCAACGTCAACATCCTGTGGAAGCGGCCCGTCATTCCAGAGAGGAAGTTCCAGCGTTTGGCAGAG GAAGACGAAGCTGGTGGTTCCCTCACTCAGGGCTCCTGCTCGGACTCCGCCGCCACCTCCCAGCCTCCGGTGGTGAAGGCCAAAGCGTCCTCCATCATCATGAACTCCCTCATGACCA AGCAAACCCAGGAGAGCATACAGAGGTTCGAGATGCAGGCCGGCCTCACAGATGCCGGGTACACGCCCCACAAGGGGCTGGCGGCCGAAGAGGCTCGATACCTCCGTATGGCGGAGAGTCTACAT AAGCTGAAGATTCAGGAGTCTAGAGAGGAGAGGCAGTCGAGCTCTGCGCAGTCTACACCGAACACCACCCCACAGTCGTCCCCCAAGCCAAAGCGCAG GGGCTGGTTCAGCCAGGGTTCCATTCCGCCAGAATTTGCCAGCACTAATCCCACCGCCGTAGGTAGCGGCGGCAGCGAGGGGGGAACCGGTGACCGATGGAGTGTCTTTGGGCCGCGCCCCGCGGTCCACAAGTCCACCACTGATCCAG GGGGCTTTGCGCTCCAGGCTTACAGAGGAGCCCAGAAGCCCACACCCATGGAAGTGATGAAGGCCCATGCCACCCGCCTGGCCGAGGACCCCGCCAACCTCCAGCCCCCCAAGTTGGACATCCCTGGCACGGAGGCGAGGAGGCAGCCCCCCCGCTCACATAACCTCAAGCCGCGCGACTTGAACGTGCTCACGCCCTCCGGCTTCTAA